The stretch of DNA CAATCAGGgctcttgtttcttttttttgtttttacgcTCAGTAAAGCCTTTAGTATTTGGGTGTCATCTAAATGGTCTAATTCTCGCGTGAATGATAAGAGCGACAATACTATTTCCAGGTAATTTggtgatttatttatttcttatttggtTATTCAAGTGTTTAGCTTGAACTGCATACACAATGACGCAATACGTAACGACACGCCCTTTTTAATTATTAGGGTATATCATTATAAATAATGCTACTACCACAGAATACGATTTGTCACGCCAATCGTTGTTCCAATTAAATAAATTGTCGTTATCTTAGGGGAGTAAAAAATCTTAATGCGAAGACCTGATAGTTGTGATTCTGTTGAAACTAATTTATCTcacaaatataaataaaaagggaATTATATTTGTCTTTTGCTCATAAGATTATACACGCATTTATTATACTTCTTatgctttattttatttatgtcgtagattaattttattttcattttctagTACAATCGAAGGGCTTTTTGTCATTAAAAGATTTTTGTATTTAATATCTCACTTGTAAACATTTAAACGTGAATCATTTCAATTTCCGACTCTCTTCTCAGACTACTGAAAATATAATTGTTTCTAGAATAGTACAATAACTATTTTAGAAACCAAATGGGTTGTGACAAGTTAGTCCCTCAGGTGAGGAAATGTTTATCTATttgtttgaatgtttttttaatttgtttgtaTTGATTAAGTTCTCCGAAATTCTCAATATTTCGTTGCTATCATTCTAAGGAAGTTTCAATTAAAATTTTGAGGACGGTCGTTTAAGGTAAAACTTGTCGCCTTTAAATTGATTATATTCACTCTTAAAGACCCTCCGGTCAGTCCTacttttcttattgttttcactATTGACAAATTGTtttgttaattattattgttatctaTTTAATCACAAAATTTTATACTTCATTCACTAAATTAAATACAAAAGTAAGATAAAGTTAGCTTTCCCAAACCAGAAGATGGAAATAGATGTTTTTCACACTTAGAATTTTCctaagatgacaaaatggcggttgaCAGGCACGCGGTTGAAAAAAGCTATAAGAAATATTCATTTAAGTCATTATATAATGATGAATTAATGGTAAAATAAACTATTTGTTTTCTGTGTTTCAGATGCTATTTATATGTCTTCTCGTTACCTTTACAACAAATACCCGGACAGTCGAATGCTCAAACAACACCTACAGGTCTACCACCTCCCTTCCACTCTTCAACTTCACTGATGCCACTAGCCCACCCTTTACAGTCAACACCAGTACCACCCCCACCACAACCCTGGCCACCACAGCACCCCCCTGTCTTGCACCATGTGAGTGTCACGTGGATAGCCAGGGTCTAGTCGCCATGAAGTGCGTTCTTGCTGACCTACCACAAGATTGGAAGCTACCAAGCTATGTGCAGTCACTGTAAGTTAACATGTGAAACAAAGAGTATCCTACCAATTGTCCCGACGGGTCGcaagggccgacggaaacctcaaccgacaaaagacaaaagaatctgcTAGAATCCGCGATATTAAACAGggcatccgctctaaattatcagtcacatcttcgaagaaactttcaattgacacactgcttttacaattttaaaatatttttcgctcTTTGCGTTAAAAATTGTTACGtaattgaccggaagtaaacagATGACAATGTGGCCTTAAAGGGGCCCGATGATTGGACCCTCCCTCGAAAGCTTTTTCAAGGTTATGCATCCTGGTCAAAAGCCGGTTATTTTGTGGTGCAAGTCGCAAAAACTTGTAAGAAGCCTGTAAACCACAACCACCGATCTGCCAAAGACCTGCCCAATCCTCCCAGGCTCGCTCTTTCACTTCGACTGAGAAAGGCTAATATTCAGCTAATATCACGACTTTCTCAGCTTGTCTTTTGACGGGCTATAGCCGAGCTCGACTAaaaccatgtttttttttgcaggatTTTATCCAACAATGGATTGACCAGTGTACCATCGCAGTTTTTTCAAGAGCAAGGCATAATCAATCTACAGTCTTTGTAAGTACTTCAATGTAATGACGCCAAACACTTTTCACTTGGTTGTATTTCTAAATCTGCTTTAATCAAGACGAAATTCGATCGATCTTTCTATAAAATGgctaatttattttaaagaaaaaaaatttcgtGTTTAATATGATTTAAATTTGTGCCCTGAATCAACTCGTAAACAAAGCGCTGTAGCTTCACACAAGCAAGCCGAAatgcaataaaagaaaacctctaaataaaaaacactaaTTTCTAAAATCCTATTATTAACTAACCCACCGGGTCTCTGATATATGTGCGTTCTGGGTCAGGTCCCTTGGCGGTAACAACATCACCTCATTGCACCAAGACGTGTTCAACGGTCTGATCAACTTGCGTCGCCTGTGAGTATCATTCATAGCGcgaataggccattccagctataagtttgcgcgcgcattaccatagaaatctacctcaactaccagaatgcagcgcgcgcatttttaagcttgcaccaaacgaagtgcgcgctgcatgacggtagttgaggcaggtttccatggtgagtgcgcgcgcatgcttatagctggaatggccaaTTAAATTTAGCGCACTCATTTTCTCGCCTTTTCATGCGCAAGCATTCCCACGCACTGCGACACCTGCTACCGTTACCACCTTTTGACAGTTTAGTTAAGCAAACCACTTTCGTAATGCTCTGTACAAGAACTAGGCAATCTAACGGTAAGTACACTTTGGCATTCGAGCCTTGGGCTTACCTCAGCCTTTAGAGGGTCCCGAAGGGGTAAAACGGGAGCCTTATTCGCCTTATTTTAGGCCGGGAAAACGGGATAAGGGTTACCGGGAACGGGATTTCTCATCCGGGAACAGGAGTCAACATGCTTGGGATTTTTTAAATCTCTTTTTATTTATGCTGAAAAAGATGTTAATCTATTAATTTTTCGCATTTTAAGAGCTTTTAAATAGCATTAAACTTCAAACCTTAATGCTCAGCAGACTTTACTCCCTTAAACCCCTAGCCTTTTTAAATTTAGGCCACATTTtcagcccccctcccccagtataGCCACCGGGATTTTGCGAAAATAACGGCCGGGAAACGGGATTTGGGCCCTCCCTTCAGGACCCTGCCTTTAAGCCCGTCATCcaaattatattaatatatggtTTTTTGGGTGTATTTGGTTCAATGAGAGCAAGCCAGCATACTCCTAGTTATGATCATGTCAATCAAACTATGAATTTTGCAAAGggataactagaaagactacaggcaagctgtagaaaaactagatggtctgcgtaggcgtggtgtagacaaggtatgaattagtaaaaaaatgggaaaggtatgttaaacgcctctgtgaaacagagtggatgcgctgacgtttcaagCGTTAGCCCTTTGTCGAAGCCACGGTAGCGCCCAATAGTTTCAAAGTGCTGACtgcatgctgattggctaaaacCTGGTATTGGTAGCCACAGTAGCGCCCAATAATTTCAAAATGCGTAAAAATTTTCATGAGTGGAGATGTAAATGCTGGCTTGCTGTATATACTTGTGCCGTATCTCTATATCACTAAATGCTTCTGAGTGCTTAGAGTGACCGTTCACGCACAAGAGGTAGCGACATCAGCACTATTTCAATGTTCTCTGCGTGTTTATACCTAAATTCTGTTATCATAATGAAACTTGTTACGTGACGCTTAATCTATCTTGACGTCATGACCCTAGCATGACGTTTGTCACTCCATTTGTCATCGTGACTTAACATTTCGCATTTCAGGGACATCAGCTTCATGAACCTTCAAGAGTGGACAGGATCAATTAACaacaccctcccctccctagagTTCATAGAcaacacaggcaacccatGGATCCCAACCGCTAATATCCTGCTCGCAAAAAGCCTCAAGAAAGTCAAGGGCGTAAGCTGGAGTAGCGTCTGCTACAACTGCACCCTTGTCAAACTTGCAAACATGCCGAGACCAAGCAACGGTTCCGGAGGGGTAACTCCAACCCCAATAGGCACAGTTAACGTATTCCCTACAGAGAGTGTATCTAGTTTTAATGTCACAATAGGTGGAGTAACCCCCCCTGGAATGTACCCTTCCGGGATTGGGTCCCCTAGTATCGGTAGTGGCCCCCCCGGTATGGAAGAAGGCCCCCCCGGCACGGGCGGTGGGCCCCCTGGCTCAGTTGGGGGCCCCCCTGGTATGGGTGATGGCCCTCCCGGCACGGGTGAACTTATTGGTATTGGGGTAGCCTTTGAGTTCCATAAGCTTGGTTACTTTCCTTTTTGCTCTGATATCTTCGCTTGCTCCCCTGAGTATCTTATGCCCCCTAAGGCTTCTACGCCAATCATTTCGCTGCCGAGTCGTCTTTTCTACGTCGCGTACATTTTAGGCGCTCTCGCAATCGCCTTTAATGCTTGCATCATCTTTATCTATGTCTACTCTTACAACATGCGCAAAGTGAACTCCATGCTGCTTATCAGTAACATGGCGGTGTGTGATATTCTCGTCGGCGTGTATTGCATCATTATAGGCAAGATCAACATATTTAACGTGCTACTCCACACGGCGAGGAACCCTTCCACACCCTTCATGTTCACCCGCTTGTGTCCCGTCGCAAGTGTCATATTCACGCTAGGCCAAGTTGTGTCCGTGTTTACCGGTCTGTTGCTGACTATCGATAAGTACTTGTCTATAGTGTACTGCATGGACCCAAGCCGTAAGCTTAGTCGCCGGTTATCCCTAGTGGTGCTCGCGCTCTGCTGGGTCGCCACCCTGCTCTACGGCATCTCTCCGAAGTTCGAGTCTAAACCCGACCTTGTCTGGAGTCCTGTTCTTCTGTGCACTCTCCCAGTTACTGAGGAAAAAGGCATAGTCATTTGCTTCGGCTTACTGATCTTGTTGTATCTGGCGAATATCCCGTTCTATGGGAAGATTTTTATGTTTGTCCGGAGCTCAAGCGCGCGCATGGGGGTGAGACGCGACGCAATTCTCGCTAAGAAAATCGCTCTTCTGATTTTCACTAATTTCGTGTTTTTCGTGATCCCCATGACTATCCTCATCGTGTTCATTTTCCTACATGGCATTCACTACGAGGTCCACTTCGGCGACGTCAAAGACCCAGTTGCTACCCAACGGAAGTATATAATAAGTTACTGGCTTCCGGTGACCTTTCTTGGTATCAACTCTTGCTTGAACCCGTTTTTGTGCGCCTTCAGGCAGCGACAGTTCAGACGTGAAGTAAGGCGATGCGCGCGCAGCTGTCTTTTGAATCACATGTGCAAAGCCTTCTCTACAATTCGTTCCGATAGTTCACTGAGAACTGCGCCCGCGACTCGCGTCGAGATGTATAAACTCAGTAAGATTGACTCACAGGCAAACTGAATGATGTGGTGAGGGATGGGAGGTTAAGGCGCAAACAACACGAGATCTCCAACATTGTTGTGGAAACATTTTTGGAGATACTCTCACtccgtccccacgtatccgtttacgtttgaaaacgcaacctttctgttacggatacgggtatcgtcAAAACGTTAACaaacgcgaaaacgatgaccgaaaacggaacgatttgaaaacgatcGCCAGAGTGTAAcacttttgaaaacgataccctTTCGGTGCCGTGAggacggacgaaaacggaacctttcgaaaacgatggcgtgataactcaggtccagtccacttggcgcgcgattacgcatgcgctgtagaacTTGCTATTGTTTCCGCatcgtttctgcgttttcgtggggacgAGTCgtctttatatatatatatatatatatatatatatatatatatatatatatatatatatatatatatatatatatatatatatatatatatatatatatatatatatatatatatatagtttttAACTTGCCTTAAGATTGCATGGGCCGTAAAACAGTATACAAATGCACACCGTCTTCACGAGTCATTATAAGTAGAAATTCATAAGCAACGGTTAAGAAAAGGTTTGAATAGTAACGGGTTTAAAActtaaagccccgtgcaaactgcgccagcacctgccagcattgctggcgaattcttgctcgactgaccacaagacaaaggaaatgtcagaaagtccatttcccattttgactATGCCTTTGTCCTAGagtcagtcaagcgaaaattcgccagcaatgctggcagagGCTGGCGcggtttgcacggggcttaacGTATGtgtaaaaatgtttatttagTCCGTATATGCGGGACCCCACCGCAGAGGGCGGGATAATGTTATGACAATAATGTTCTAATGTTATAACGTATAAGCTATACGGATGACTCAATGAATTATATTTCACGTATTGTAAAGTCCCGTGCATACAGTGCCAACATTAATGGCGAGACGTTGCCCCAACAATGCTGtcgtttcttaaaaaaaatgttgaaagGTGCTGAGAAACAGTTCACCAACATCTCCTTGGTCTTGTGGTTAACTGAAAGTTGCGGTTTCAGCAGTGCTGGCGCTCTTTGCATGGGGTTTCATCTAAAAGCTTAAAATAGTTCTTTGCGTTATCACTGTAAGATACGACTTTCATTTAAAGAAGTGTTATAATAAG from Nematostella vectensis chromosome 8, jaNemVect1.1, whole genome shotgun sequence encodes:
- the LOC5515295 gene encoding uncharacterized protein LOC5515295 isoform X2: MLFICLLVTFTTNTRTVECSNNTYRSTTSLPLFNFTDATSPPFTVNTSTTPTTTLATTAPPCLAPCECHVDSQGLVAMKCVLADLPQDWKLPSYVQSLILSNNGLTSVPSQFFQEQGIINLQSLSLGGNNITSLHQDVFNGLINLRRLDISFMNLQEWTGSINNTLPSLEFIDNTGNPWIPTANILLAKSLKKVKGVSWSSVCYNCTLVKLANMPRPSNGSGGVTPTPIGTVNVFPTESVSSFNVTIGGVTPPGMYPSGIGSPSIGSGPPGMEEGPPGTGGGPPGSVGGPPGMGDGPPGTGELIGIGVAFEFHKLGYFPFCSDIFACSPEYLMPPKASTPIISLPSRLFYVAYILGALAIAFNACIIFIYVYSYNMRKVNSMLLISNMAVCDILVGVYCIIIGKINIFNVLLHTARNPSTPFMFTRLCPVASVIFTLGQVVSVFTGLLLTIDKYLSIVYCMDPSRKLSRRLSLVVLALCWVATLLYGISPKFESKPDLVWSPVLLCTLPVTEEKGIVICFGLLILLYLANIPFYGKIFMFVRSSSARMGVRRDAILAKKIALLIFTNFVFFVIPMTILIVFIFLHGIHYEVHFGDVKDPVATQRKYIISYWLPVTFLGINSCLNPFLCAFRQRQFRREVRRCARSCLLNHMCKAFSTIRSDSSLRTAPATRVEMYKLSKIDSQAN
- the LOC5515295 gene encoding uncharacterized protein LOC5515295 isoform X1; the protein is MGRKKTLFLTFDAHVKAFHPAMLFICLLVTFTTNTRTVECSNNTYRSTTSLPLFNFTDATSPPFTVNTSTTPTTTLATTAPPCLAPCECHVDSQGLVAMKCVLADLPQDWKLPSYVQSLILSNNGLTSVPSQFFQEQGIINLQSLSLGGNNITSLHQDVFNGLINLRRLDISFMNLQEWTGSINNTLPSLEFIDNTGNPWIPTANILLAKSLKKVKGVSWSSVCYNCTLVKLANMPRPSNGSGGVTPTPIGTVNVFPTESVSSFNVTIGGVTPPGMYPSGIGSPSIGSGPPGMEEGPPGTGGGPPGSVGGPPGMGDGPPGTGELIGIGVAFEFHKLGYFPFCSDIFACSPEYLMPPKASTPIISLPSRLFYVAYILGALAIAFNACIIFIYVYSYNMRKVNSMLLISNMAVCDILVGVYCIIIGKINIFNVLLHTARNPSTPFMFTRLCPVASVIFTLGQVVSVFTGLLLTIDKYLSIVYCMDPSRKLSRRLSLVVLALCWVATLLYGISPKFESKPDLVWSPVLLCTLPVTEEKGIVICFGLLILLYLANIPFYGKIFMFVRSSSARMGVRRDAILAKKIALLIFTNFVFFVIPMTILIVFIFLHGIHYEVHFGDVKDPVATQRKYIISYWLPVTFLGINSCLNPFLCAFRQRQFRREVRRCARSCLLNHMCKAFSTIRSDSSLRTAPATRVEMYKLSKIDSQAN